In bacterium, a single genomic region encodes these proteins:
- a CDS encoding MerR family transcriptional regulator, which produces MTRIAEGTYAIGEISRLVDLSQRTIRYYEEIGLLHSIRRIENGKRVYTDHDVRRLKFIRRLKVLGLSLAEMVELEKIYRKQRNNREILPKLLDILDERAAQIDERVAQLMALKKEIREYQQRLRNKVLQDTAQEDPGPPGKEMRT; this is translated from the coding sequence ATGACCAGGATTGCCGAGGGTACGTACGCGATCGGCGAGATCAGCCGCCTGGTCGACCTGTCGCAGCGCACGATCCGCTACTACGAGGAGATCGGGCTCCTGCACAGCATCCGCCGGATCGAGAACGGGAAGCGCGTCTACACCGACCACGACGTCCGCCGCTTGAAGTTCATCCGCCGCCTGAAGGTCCTGGGCCTCTCCCTCGCGGAGATGGTCGAACTCGAAAAAATCTACCGGAAGCAGCGAAACAACCGGGAGATCCTCCCGAAACTCCTCGACATCCTCGACGAGCGGGCCGCGCAGATCGACGAGCGCGTCGCCCAGCTCATGGCGTTGAAGAAAGAGATACGGGAGTACCAGCAGCGCCTGCGGAACAAGGTGCTGCAGGACACCGCACAGGAAGATCCGGGACCGCCCGGAAAGGAGATGCGCACATGA
- a CDS encoding acetyl-CoA C-acetyltransferase, translating to MKEVVITGAARTAIGSLMGGLSGISAPRLGAVAIAEAVSRSGIGKQDVEQVIMGNVLSAGIGQAPARQAGIYAGIPVSAGALTINKMCGSGLKAVMLAAQSVATEEFEVLVAGGMESMSQAPYLLKKARSGYRMGNDTIYDHLIVDGLWDVYNDLHMGNCAETLAKEHKISREDQDAFAASSYTRALSAIKNGKFAAEIVPVPVPQRKGDPVPFLVDEEPGRGNVAKLPNLRTVFEKNGTVTAGNASTINDGAAALVVMSAEAAKRLGAKPLARIVGYATASLEPVWFTIAPVDAIRKLLQKTGIAKEKVGLFEINEAFAGVTIAAIRGLSLDPERVNVNGGAVSLGHPVGCSGARILTTLLYAMADRGERYGVASLCIGGGEAVAVMVEKL from the coding sequence ATGAAGGAAGTCGTCATCACCGGAGCCGCAAGGACCGCCATAGGGTCGCTGATGGGGGGACTGTCCGGAATTTCCGCCCCACGGCTCGGTGCCGTCGCAATCGCGGAGGCGGTTTCCCGGAGCGGGATCGGGAAGCAGGACGTGGAACAGGTGATCATGGGGAACGTCCTTTCCGCGGGAATCGGCCAGGCGCCTGCCCGCCAGGCCGGGATCTACGCCGGCATCCCGGTCTCCGCCGGGGCGCTCACCATCAACAAGATGTGCGGGTCCGGCCTCAAGGCCGTCATGCTCGCCGCCCAGTCCGTCGCCACGGAAGAGTTCGAGGTCCTGGTCGCCGGCGGGATGGAGTCGATGAGCCAGGCTCCGTACCTGTTGAAAAAGGCGCGCTCCGGGTACCGGATGGGAAACGACACCATCTACGACCACCTGATCGTCGACGGCCTTTGGGACGTCTACAACGACCTCCACATGGGGAATTGCGCCGAGACACTGGCGAAGGAGCACAAGATCTCGCGCGAGGATCAGGACGCGTTCGCGGCATCTTCGTACACGCGTGCCCTTTCCGCCATCAAGAACGGGAAATTCGCCGCGGAAATCGTCCCGGTACCGGTACCGCAGCGCAAAGGAGACCCGGTGCCGTTCCTGGTGGACGAGGAGCCCGGTCGCGGGAATGTGGCGAAGCTGCCCAACCTGCGGACCGTTTTCGAGAAGAACGGCACAGTTACTGCGGGGAACGCCTCGACGATCAACGACGGGGCGGCGGCCCTGGTGGTGATGTCCGCGGAGGCGGCGAAACGACTCGGGGCAAAACCGCTGGCGCGCATCGTCGGGTACGCGACGGCCTCCCTCGAGCCGGTCTGGTTCACGATCGCCCCCGTCGATGCGATCCGGAAGCTTCTTCAGAAGACGGGCATCGCGAAGGAAAAGGTGGGGCTCTTCGAGATCAACGAGGCGTTCGCGGGGGTGACGATCGCCGCCATCCGGGGACTCTCGCTGGATCCCGAGCGCGTAAACGTGAACGGCGGCGCGGTGTCTCTGGGGCATCCCGTGGGATGTTCCGGGGCGCGGATCCTCACCACGCTGCTGTACGCGATGGCCGACCGGGGAGAACGGTACGGGGTCGCCTCCCTTTGCATCGGCGGCGGGGAAGCGGTCGCCGTGATGGTTGAGAAGCTGTAG
- a CDS encoding 3-hydroxybutyryl-CoA dehydrogenase, with product MGISKIGILGAGQMGSGIAQVSLMSGLQVVLNDVSDVVLVRSRAGIGKGLDILVRKEKITSQEKDRALSGLLTTTDLAGFAACDLVVEAATEREDLKLSLFRKLDEAVPEGRILATNTSSISITKIAAATKRPSRVIGMHFMNPVPLMKLVEVIRGLQTSKETFDETMALARALGKEPVPANDFPGFIANRILMPMINEAVYALMEGVGEAADIDAIMKMGANHPMGPLALADLIGLDTCLEVMNVLQQGLGDSKYRPCPLLRKHVEAGYLGKKTGRGFYVYEKA from the coding sequence ATGGGCATTTCGAAGATCGGCATCCTCGGGGCCGGCCAGATGGGAAGCGGAATCGCGCAGGTTTCCCTGATGAGCGGCTTGCAGGTCGTCCTGAACGACGTGTCCGACGTGGTCCTCGTCCGGTCCCGCGCGGGAATCGGGAAGGGACTCGACATCCTCGTCCGCAAGGAAAAGATCACATCCCAGGAGAAGGACCGGGCACTCTCCGGCCTCCTGACGACGACCGATCTCGCCGGGTTCGCCGCCTGCGACCTCGTCGTCGAGGCGGCGACGGAACGGGAGGACCTGAAGCTCTCCCTCTTCCGGAAACTCGACGAGGCGGTACCCGAAGGGCGAATCCTCGCGACGAATACCTCCTCCATTTCGATCACGAAGATCGCCGCCGCCACGAAGCGTCCTTCCAGGGTGATCGGGATGCATTTCATGAACCCGGTCCCCCTCATGAAGCTCGTCGAGGTGATCCGGGGGCTCCAGACGTCAAAGGAAACGTTCGACGAGACGATGGCGCTCGCCCGCGCGCTCGGGAAGGAACCGGTTCCCGCGAACGACTTCCCGGGGTTCATCGCCAACCGGATCCTCATGCCGATGATCAACGAGGCGGTCTACGCCTTGATGGAAGGGGTGGGAGAGGCCGCCGACATCGACGCGATCATGAAGATGGGTGCGAACCACCCGATGGGCCCGCTGGCGCTGGCGGACCTCATCGGCCTCGACACCTGCCTCGAGGTGATGAACGTCCTGCAGCAGGGATTGGGCGACTCGAAGTACCGCCCGTGCCCGCTCCTGCGCAAGCACGTCGAGGCGGGGTACCTCGGGAAGAAGACGGGACGAGGCTTCTACGTCTACGAGAAGGCCTAA